One Nicotiana tomentosiformis chromosome 1, ASM39032v3, whole genome shotgun sequence genomic window, CCTTAATTTTATTAGAAGATTGTGCAAAATTTATACCTCCAAGACTCCAACTCTCGTTCTGACTGCCTTTGAATCAGAAAAGTATTTTGATTTTCAAAAACTTTGAAGCAGAAAATGTCTTTGAAGAACAAGTCAACTTGCACTAACTTCTTGTGGTTGAGAGAGGGAAATTTAATGTAAATAATAGATTTATTAGAGAAAAAATAAACTTGTAAGAGCACAGGTTCTGTGGGGGATTATTATTCCGTATCTCGATGCTACATTATTATTTTGCTTTTATTACCGTAAATATTATTTACTGTGGGGGATTTATtaccaacaactggtatcagagcacatgtTATGCTCGTTCACAGAAATACTATTCACGGTCGGTAGTACTTTCCTTGGTGAAAAAACATATTCGGAGTAAAGTATGAGGTAGCAAAATTCAATGGGGatagcggtttctcaacatggAAAAAAGGATGAGGGATCTGCTCATGCAACatggattacacaaggtacttgATGTTGATGTCAAAAAttctgataccatgaaagctgaggattgggtTGACTTAGATGAAAAAGCTGCCACTGcaataatgttgcacttaacatatgatgtggtaaataacatcattgatgaagacaccgcatGTGGTATTTGGACAAGGTTAGAAAACCTATAAATCTCCAAAATATtgacaaataaattgtacctaAAGAAGTagctatacgccctacacatgggtaaaggtaaaatatttttgtcacatttaaatgtgtttaacagACTAATTACATAACTCACTAACCTCAGAGTTAGTATCGAGGACGAAGATAAAACCATCTTGCTCTTGAACCCattgccatcttcgtacgataatttgACAACAAATATCATGCATGGTAAGACCACTATTGAGTAGAAAGACGTTACATCGGCTCTTCTATTCAataagaagatgagaaagaagtcgaaaaatcaaggacatgctctcatcacagaaggtagaagCAAGAGTTACCgaaggagttcgagcaactatggtaaATCCAGAGGTCATGGGAAGTCCAAGAACTGATCCTAAATGCCAGAAATTACTACAACTCGATCAACCtagtcacttcaaaagagattccCCAAATCTAAGGAAGGGCAATGGTGAACACAGTGGtaagaagaatgacgacaacacaaccTCCACAGTtaaaaacaatgataatgttgttCTCTTCATAAATGAGGAAAAGAAATACATGCACTTGACAGGTCCAAAGTCAGATTGAGTGGTTGATACATtagcatcttaccatgccacaccggtaaggGAATTTCtttgcagatatgtagcaggtgattttgGCACTATGAGAATGGGTAACCCAAGTTACTCAAATATTGCGGGGATTGGTGACATTTGCATTAAGATAAATGTCGGATGCACAATGCTTCTAAAGGACGTGCGACATGTATCTGATTTgtggatgaacttgatctcgggaatGGCTTTGGACCGAGATGGGCACGAGAATTATTTTGAAAATCAAAAGttgagactcaccaagggatcattggtgattacAAAGGGAGTTGCTCGTAGAACGTTGTACAAGAAAAATGCAGAAATATGTCGaggtgaattgaacgcggcacaagatgatatttctgcagatttgtggcacaaaagaatgggtcatataAGCGAAAAGAGATTGCATATTCTTGCCAGAAAATCACCCATCTCTTTTTCCAAAAGTACGGaggtaaaaccttgtgactactgtttatttggtaaaCAACATAGAGTCTCCTTTCAaacatcgtctgaaagaaaattgaatatacttgatgtggtatattttgatgtttgtggtccaatggagATAAAATCTATaggcggtaacaaatattttattacttttattgatgatgtctcacaaaaattatgggtttatatctTGAAAAGCAAAGATCAAgtgtttcaagttttccagaagtttcatgctcTAGTGGAAAAGGAGAAGGGCCAAAAGCTAAATCATCTCTGAAGTGACATTGAAGGTGAGTatacttcaagggaatttgaagaatactgtttaactcatgagatcagacatgaaaaggcagttcctggaaccccacaacacaatggcaTAGCCGAGATAATGGACCGTACCATTGTTGAGAAGGGGAGAAACATGCTCATAATGGCTATATTGCCTAAGTTATTCTGTGGTGAAGTAGTTCAAATAGCCTGTTACCtaatcaataggagtccatcggTTCAATTGGACTTTGAAATCCctgagagagtttggaccaacaaagAGGTGTCCAACTCGCATCTGAAGGTGTTCTGTTACAGAGCTTTTGCATATGTACCAAAGGAGTAGAGAACAAAACTGGATGATAAATCTGTTCCCTACATATTCATTAGATATGGAGAAGAAGAATTGGGGTACCGATTAGGGAtcttgtaaagaagaaggtcatcagaagcagagatgtagtcttccgaaAAGGTGAAGTTGGAACTGCTCATGATATATTAGAGAAGGTCAAGAAAAATAATGGTATAGTCCTTAACCTTGTTACCATACTTCTACTTCTAACCTTTCCACAAGTGAAGAAAGTACAACCGACCAGGTTGCCAAGTAGGGGGAGCAACCTGATGAGGTTATTGAGCAGAGGGAGCAGCTTGATGATGATATCGAGCAAGTGGAGTACCTCACTCAgggagaagaacaacctcaacctctgaggagattAGAAAGGCCAAGGTTAGATCATCCAGGTACAGAGTATATCCTCATCATGATGAgggggagccagaaagtcttaaggaggtaCTGTCCGATCCAAAAAAGAATCAGTGaatgaaagccatgcaagaagagatggaatctctacagaaaaatggcacgtacaagttggttaaacttccaaagggtaaaaTACAACTCAAATGcaaatgggtctttaaactcaagaaagatggaaatgccAAGTTGGTCAGATATAAAGCTCGATTGGTGTTAAAAGGCTTTGAAAAGAAGAAATGTATTAAGTTTGACGAAATTTTCTCacttgttgtcaaaatgacttctattagAATAATTTTGAGCTGAGCAagtagcctagatcttgaagtggagtaGTTAGACGTAAAAATtgcatttcttcatggagatttggaagaagagatttatatggagcagtcagaaggatttgaagtagttGCAAAGAAACACACGATGTGCAAATTGAATAATAGTCTTTATGCATTTAAgcaggcaccaaggcagtggtacataaagtttgactcattcatgaaaagtccaACCTACATAAAGACTTATtttgatccatgtgtatactttttgatccatgtgtatactttaAAGATTTTATGACAAtaactttattattttattattatatgtgGACGACATGTTAATTGGAGGACAAGACAAGGAGATGATtgcaaagttgaagggagatttgtccaaatcatttgatatgaaggacttgggcccaacATAACAAATTATGGGAATAAAGATTGTTCGGGACAGAATAAGCAGAAAGTTGTGTGTATCTCAAGAGAAGTACATTAaacgtgtactggaacgcttcaacatgaaaagtgctaagccagtcagcacacTTCCTGCTGGTCAATCtgaagttgagcaagaagatatGTCCTACAACAATGGAGCAGAAAGGAAACATGGCTAGAattccttattcttcagcagtcagaagcttgatgtatgcaatggtatgcaccagaccAGATATTGCTTATGCAGTTGGTATTGTtagcagattccttgaaaatTCTGGAAAAGAACATTGGGAAGAAGTCAAGTGGATACTAAGGTACCTGAGAGGTGCCTTTGTAGATTGTTTGTATTTTGGAGGATTTGATCCAATCTTATAGGGTTACATGGATTCTGATATGGCATGTGATCTTGATAATCATAAATCTACTACTGGATACATGTTCACATTTttagggggagctatatcatggcagtcaaaGTTGCAGAAATGTATCGTACTCTCTACAATTGAAGCAGAGTATATTGCGCTACTAAAGCTGGTAAAAAGATGGTATGGCTAAAACGGTTTCTTCAAGAACTTGGATTGCACCTGAAGGAATACATAGTctattgtgatagtcaaagtgtaATAGACTTGAGTAAAAATACCatgtatcatgcaaggacgaagcatatCGACGTGAGATATCACTGGATTCAAGGAAAAATAGATGATAGATATGCTTACCAAGGTGGTAACAAGAGACAAGTTTGaactatgcaaagaacttgtcggcatacACTTAAATTAAAAGCCTAGTGTTACCTCCTTCAGGTAAATATGACTGGAGGGGGAGAATGTGGGGTCCATCCCATTTAATAGGCATGTGCCTATGGTTACTTTGGCCCCAAATTTGGAAATGAGTGGAGAAAAATTAAAGCTACTCTTATAGCATTCTTGGAGGCTACGtgtttttctcctataaaaggagagctcCTTCACTTCTTTCATCACACCATcagaaagagagaaagaagagtGAAGCATCACAAATAGAGTATAAGAAAAtaatctgtgagaaaatagagcgtgtgagcgatattgtagtgaggtgagaatatcaaaagagagttatttcttttgagtattgtagtagtctttggagtattttactcgggcCTATAAAGTGTAATTATTTTGCTATAGTGATATAAATTGCTCTCCTCGGGGTcgtgtttttttttttctctcgGGGTctttgtcactcttttattcttgttggttaccgtatctcggtgcttcattattatttctcttttattttcataaATATTATTTACTGTGGGGGATTTATTCCCAACAACTAGTATCAGAGCACATGTTCTGCTCGTTCACAAAGAGATAATTTTGCTTTTGTCCTTTTtttattgttatattttaattttgattAGTGTAATTCCCTAGTAAGACCTAAGTAAATTGTTGAACCTTCAAATTCATAGCCTAATTAACAAACTATTACAAATCTAACGACATTTTAATTGCAAAACCATGTAAATAATCGTCTTTAATGCTAAGGTAATGTTAGTATTCTAAGTTAAAAATTTGTTAAATTTGTAACCATTTATTAGATGAGGCACCAACAATCAAATTGAAAGTTAAATTA contains:
- the LOC138907265 gene encoding uncharacterized protein encodes the protein MDRTIVEKGRNMLIMAILPKLFCGEVVQIACYLINRSPSVQLDFEIPERVWTNKEVSNSHLKIWRRRIGVPIRDLVKKKVIRSRDVVFRKGEVGTAHDILEKLSKKICPTTMEQKGNMARIPYSSAVRSLMYAMVCTRPDIAYAVGIVSRFLENSGKEHWEEVKWILRYLRGAFVDWGAISWQSKLQKCIVLSTIEAEYIALLKLVKRWYG